The Thermosynechococcus sp. genome has a segment encoding these proteins:
- a CDS encoding ribonuclease H-like domain-containing protein gives MQLDFPLECFDHDLSTAALAHFLNADQVAVDTETMGLNIPRDRLCLVQVCDPEGQVAVVKIGRGQKEAPHLQQLLEHPRITKIFHYARFDLATLRYHLGIRVHPVFCTKIASKIARTYSPRHGLKDLVLDLLGIEIDKSAQSSDWGNATALREEQIRYAANDVRYLIPLRQQLTAMLQREERFELVQRALSCLPAIVDLDLAGYTQVFEHG, from the coding sequence ATGCAGCTAGATTTTCCCCTTGAGTGCTTTGACCACGATTTGAGTACCGCCGCCTTGGCGCACTTTCTGAATGCCGATCAGGTGGCCGTGGATACGGAAACCATGGGCCTGAATATCCCCCGCGATCGCCTGTGTTTAGTGCAGGTGTGTGACCCTGAGGGGCAAGTGGCCGTAGTCAAAATTGGCCGCGGTCAGAAAGAAGCGCCCCATCTTCAGCAACTTCTAGAGCACCCCCGCATTACCAAAATCTTCCACTATGCCCGCTTTGATCTGGCCACACTGCGCTACCACTTGGGTATCCGTGTTCATCCTGTCTTCTGCACCAAAATTGCCAGCAAGATTGCCCGTACCTATTCGCCCCGCCACGGCCTCAAGGATTTGGTTTTGGATTTACTGGGGATAGAAATTGATAAATCTGCCCAAAGTTCTGACTGGGGCAATGCCACGGCACTGCGGGAAGAGCAAATTCGCTATGCCGCCAATGATGTCCGCTATCTAATTCCCCTGCGGCAGCAACTAACGGCGATGCTGCAACGGGAAGAACGCTTTGAGTTGGTGCAAAGGGCCCTGAGCTGCCTACCCGCCATTGTGGATCTGGACTTAGCGGGTTACACCCAGGTCTTTGAGCACGGCTAG
- a CDS encoding TldD/PmbA family protein, producing the protein MTVTLTRASTLHERVATIARRLGIEKFDLGGSHVDEVSVQVQQGEPKQVKASQRSGITVRVWNSAGRLGVASTTQLDDRGLETALEMAKEASAFGVTEDIPDFSPLASAPLDKTTVTTPEVPLASAKTLLDQLIAAERELLSRHPAIASVPYNGLSQRRLERFYLNSDGADRQQTTTTTTLYLYSKTAEAGRKPRSAGAMRISPDLEHLDIAGCIDEVADKTIRHLAYEPIASGQYPVLFSASAFLSLLNAFSNLFNAQNILDRQSLSTPESLHQAIASPLLSVYDDPRHPKHVGQPLFDGEGTPTRRTPLIEQGVLTGLYHSAGTARRFQTQPTGHANLGAKVTVSGYFYDVPAGEGGDRANGLVWVDELHALHAGVKALQGSFSLPFDGWLLRNGEAISIEAATVAGDIRSLLKGILHLGSEVEVTPYGCCPQVWVSPLAITGE; encoded by the coding sequence ATGACGGTAACCTTGACCCGTGCATCCACCCTTCACGAGCGAGTCGCTACAATTGCCCGCCGCCTTGGGATTGAGAAGTTTGACCTGGGTGGCTCCCATGTGGATGAGGTGAGCGTCCAAGTGCAGCAGGGAGAACCCAAACAGGTGAAGGCCTCCCAGCGATCGGGGATTACCGTGCGCGTGTGGAACTCAGCAGGTCGCTTAGGGGTGGCCAGCACCACCCAATTGGACGATCGCGGCCTGGAAACAGCCCTAGAAATGGCCAAAGAGGCCAGTGCCTTTGGGGTGACAGAGGACATCCCCGACTTTAGCCCCCTGGCCAGCGCACCCCTTGACAAGACAACGGTAACGACGCCTGAGGTGCCCCTTGCCTCGGCAAAAACCCTCTTGGATCAATTGATTGCTGCGGAGCGAGAACTGCTGAGCCGACATCCGGCGATCGCCAGCGTTCCTTACAATGGTCTGAGTCAGCGGCGACTCGAACGCTTTTATCTCAACAGCGATGGTGCAGATCGGCAACAGACTACCACCACGACTACCCTGTACCTCTACAGTAAAACCGCTGAAGCTGGCCGTAAGCCCCGCAGCGCGGGGGCTATGCGCATCAGTCCGGACCTTGAACATTTGGATATTGCCGGTTGCATTGATGAGGTGGCCGACAAAACCATTCGCCACTTGGCCTATGAACCCATTGCCTCTGGCCAGTACCCCGTTCTCTTTTCTGCCTCGGCTTTCTTGAGCCTGCTCAATGCCTTTAGCAATCTCTTTAATGCCCAAAACATCTTGGATCGCCAGAGCCTCTCGACGCCAGAGTCCCTGCATCAGGCGATCGCCAGCCCCCTTTTGAGCGTGTATGATGACCCCCGCCATCCTAAGCATGTGGGGCAGCCCCTCTTTGATGGGGAAGGTACTCCCACCCGCCGCACGCCCTTGATTGAACAGGGGGTTCTCACGGGTCTCTACCACAGTGCCGGTACTGCCCGCCGTTTTCAAACCCAACCCACGGGTCATGCCAACTTGGGGGCAAAAGTCACTGTCAGTGGTTACTTCTACGATGTGCCGGCGGGTGAAGGGGGCGATCGCGCCAATGGACTGGTCTGGGTTGATGAACTCCATGCCCTGCACGCCGGTGTTAAAGCGCTCCAAGGCTCATTTTCCTTGCCCTTTGACGGTTGGCTCCTGCGCAACGGCGAAGCCATTAGTATTGAAGCGGCCACCGTTGCCGGAGATATTCGTAGCCTGCTCAAAGGTATTCTCCACCTAGGGAGCGAGGTGGAAGTCACGCCCTATGGCTGCTGTCCCCAAGTGTGGGTGAGTCCCCTTGCCATTACCGGTGAATAG
- the deoC gene encoding deoxyribose-phosphate aldolase, with protein sequence MTEHDLFDLAPYIDHTQLDPLATTAAIERCCGEAEQWKFAAVCVMPVWVKIAAQLLHRTPVKVCTVIGFPSGAHTSATKLYEAQEAVEHGATELDVVINLGWLKEGNTEAVYRDIAQICAETGVTVKAILETTVLTEEEKQLAVDICLDAGVAFLKTSTGWRGGATVADVRLLKRLSRDRVGIKASGGIRTREQALELINAGATRLGTSRSLDLMQV encoded by the coding sequence ATGACGGAGCATGATCTGTTTGACCTGGCGCCCTACATTGATCATACCCAGCTGGACCCCTTGGCAACCACAGCGGCTATTGAACGTTGCTGTGGGGAGGCCGAGCAGTGGAAGTTTGCTGCTGTCTGTGTGATGCCCGTATGGGTCAAGATTGCAGCCCAGTTACTCCATCGCACGCCCGTAAAAGTGTGTACTGTCATTGGCTTTCCCAGTGGGGCCCACACCAGTGCCACCAAACTCTATGAAGCTCAAGAGGCGGTGGAACATGGGGCTACGGAGTTGGATGTGGTGATTAACTTGGGTTGGCTGAAGGAGGGAAACACCGAGGCTGTCTATCGCGATATTGCCCAAATCTGTGCGGAAACGGGGGTGACGGTCAAGGCAATTTTAGAAACCACGGTACTCACGGAAGAGGAAAAGCAACTGGCGGTGGATATTTGCTTAGATGCCGGGGTGGCCTTCCTGAAAACCAGTACCGGCTGGCGCGGTGGGGCAACGGTTGCCGATGTGCGTCTTCTTAAGCGTCTGAGTCGCGATCGCGTGGGTATTAAGGCCTCTGGCGGCATTCGTACCCGTGAGCAAGCCCTCGAACTCATCAATGCCGGTGCCACGCGTTTGGGCACCTCCCGCAGTCTCGACTTGATGCAAGTCTAG
- a CDS encoding PD-(D/E)XK nuclease family protein: MELSQAHLRLLQTCPRRYQYCYLEGLMLPEATQLIQTAAQKRGRDFHRLLQQHFQGLDVSPILEVQPELKSWFAAFQATPPPMIAGQGEAEHARSLGWQEFTLVGIYDYVIFGQGQAQILDWKTYARPAAPKKLAQDWQTRLYCYLLAASSPYRPSQISMTYWFAQGERGENFYTFPYSEAMHEQTHQMLQQCLSQLRQWLQAYQQGQNLPQVPPAQIPKYCDRCAFCERCQRRQPNFVSTIDPFLAVLKDLGVTR, encoded by the coding sequence ATGGAACTTTCCCAAGCCCATCTGCGCCTTCTGCAGACCTGTCCACGGCGATATCAGTACTGCTATCTTGAGGGCTTGATGCTGCCAGAGGCCACACAGTTAATCCAAACGGCAGCCCAAAAGCGCGGTCGCGACTTCCACCGCTTGCTCCAACAACATTTTCAAGGACTCGATGTCAGCCCTATTCTTGAGGTTCAGCCCGAATTAAAATCCTGGTTTGCGGCCTTTCAAGCAACCCCACCGCCGATGATTGCAGGTCAAGGGGAAGCAGAACATGCGCGCAGTCTGGGCTGGCAGGAGTTTACCCTTGTGGGCATTTATGACTACGTAATTTTTGGCCAAGGGCAAGCCCAAATTCTCGACTGGAAGACCTATGCCCGACCAGCTGCCCCTAAAAAGCTCGCCCAAGACTGGCAGACTCGCCTTTACTGTTATCTTTTAGCCGCTAGCAGTCCCTACCGCCCTAGCCAAATTTCTATGACCTACTGGTTTGCCCAAGGGGAGAGGGGGGAAAATTTCTATACCTTTCCCTACAGTGAGGCGATGCATGAGCAAACCCACCAGATGCTACAGCAGTGTCTTAGTCAACTGCGCCAATGGCTGCAAGCCTATCAACAGGGGCAGAACCTGCCCCAAGTGCCGCCAGCCCAGATTCCGAAATACTGCGATCGGTGTGCCTTTTGTGAGCGATGCCAGCGTCGCCAGCCAAATTTTGTTTCAACGATTGATCCCTTTCTAGCCGTGCTCAAAGACCTGGGTGTAACCCGCTAA
- the mutY gene encoding A/G-specific adenine glycosylase: MPTVQDRGGGYTLPALRSALLNWYQQQGRDLPWRHTRDPYPIWVSEIMLQQTQVTTVIPYYQRWLATFPTLGDLAAADLETVLKVWQGLGYYARARHLHRAAQQIVSQHAGEFPRTYEAVVALPGIGRSTAGAILSAAFNQPQPILDGNVKRILARLYAVTVPPQQVEAQLWQWSAQLLCPQFPRDFNQALMDLGATICTPRQPLCHACPWQRHCLAHRHRLTHEIPRKMSRSPLPHKKIGVAVIWNETGQILIDRRPPTGLLGGLWEFPGGKIEPNETVQECIQREIREELGIEIRVGEHLIDIDHAYSHFRVTLHVYYCQYLSGTPQPLGCDAIRWVTPEELEQFPFPKANTAIIQAIHERGRPTA, translated from the coding sequence ATGCCAACGGTACAGGACAGGGGGGGCGGGTACACATTACCTGCCCTTCGTTCTGCCCTCTTAAATTGGTATCAGCAGCAGGGGCGGGACCTACCCTGGCGCCACACGCGGGATCCCTACCCCATCTGGGTCTCAGAGATCATGCTCCAACAAACCCAGGTGACGACCGTCATCCCCTACTACCAGCGTTGGCTAGCCACCTTTCCCACCCTTGGCGATCTGGCAGCCGCCGATCTAGAAACGGTTCTGAAAGTGTGGCAGGGATTGGGTTACTATGCACGGGCACGGCACTTACATCGCGCTGCCCAACAGATTGTGAGCCAGCACGCAGGGGAATTTCCCCGCACCTACGAAGCCGTGGTGGCATTGCCGGGAATTGGGCGCAGTACCGCAGGGGCAATCCTCAGTGCCGCCTTCAACCAGCCACAGCCTATCCTCGATGGCAATGTCAAGCGGATTCTTGCCCGTCTTTACGCAGTCACGGTTCCCCCGCAGCAAGTGGAAGCCCAATTGTGGCAGTGGTCAGCACAACTGCTGTGCCCCCAGTTTCCCCGCGATTTTAATCAAGCCCTGATGGATCTGGGGGCAACGATCTGTACACCCCGCCAACCCCTGTGTCATGCTTGTCCTTGGCAGCGCCATTGCTTGGCCCATCGCCACCGGTTAACCCATGAGATTCCTCGTAAAATGAGCCGTTCCCCCTTACCCCACAAAAAGATTGGCGTCGCGGTGATTTGGAATGAGACAGGTCAGATTCTCATCGATCGCCGGCCGCCGACGGGTCTATTGGGGGGACTATGGGAATTTCCGGGGGGCAAAATTGAACCCAATGAGACGGTTCAGGAGTGTATTCAGCGGGAAATTCGTGAGGAATTGGGGATTGAGATTCGTGTTGGCGAACACCTGATTGACATTGATCATGCCTATAGCCATTTTCGGGTAACGCTCCATGTCTACTACTGTCAGTACCTCTCAGGCACTCCCCAGCCTTTGGGATGCGATGCCATCCGTTGGGTCACCCCTGAGGAATTGGAGCAGTTTCCCTTCCCCAAAGCCAATACCGCTATTATTCAGGCCATTCACGAACGGGGCAGGCCCACAGCCTAG
- a CDS encoding zinc metalloprotease HtpX has translation MPDPESDFRLDPRYVAGLAAFNRGDYQLAIAAFKAVIASYGQRREGLKAHLHLIKAYAHTHQWQEAIDLCQLLARLPLPPIRAWAQKHLPELERYRDEEPTSPHLLFVAARGSNPPMELRRVPRIYLWLSQGATLLLIAWLLQGVIAGILGYATDQLAFLGGWEGVIAWFLVGCLGLGLLSGGSWLWSWRLRACYGLRPLSLGELEKYSPETVMLLERLPWSWWQPRPQVGCLLTAAPVIFSYGRWQRRIIVSEGLLRSLSSEELLALMATEIAQLRLGLNTLVTPLVLLLQLPYDVYCWCSRWGDRHAPPYSCQGQQGLLRGTVYGLCALLSQGSYLLFRGLEWLCFWSNQLRQYYSDRQAAALVGNPNTLVMAWLRLMEVTATTVRAQGEIGAPLESLRLLLPLNPTQAALWGDQPLDWPTLLRWDIAHPLRYWFRLTSSHRPLGLRLQALMTYARQWRLDPLLSLPSASSPRCQRAGQQLAPFWGAIAGLVIALILTGIGQVALQLGPVAFPLWWLADGLTLARGFIAIGIGLGLLLRFNAYYPLRQPQTYTLSQLLHYPSALPLDSTTVELKGRLCAAKGLRNGLGQHLWLETDHGLFLLRCWHRAWGPIWPILEPAYLKTLSGRSLVIRGWFRRGTVPFVEVQEWHSPDHQRKRLWAAPHWAIALATLWILYGIMTLWGWI, from the coding sequence ATGCCCGATCCAGAATCTGATTTTCGCCTCGATCCTCGCTATGTTGCGGGTTTGGCTGCCTTTAATCGCGGCGATTATCAACTGGCGATCGCCGCCTTCAAAGCAGTCATTGCCAGCTACGGTCAACGCCGCGAAGGTCTAAAGGCCCACCTGCACCTGATTAAAGCCTATGCCCACACTCACCAATGGCAGGAGGCCATTGATCTGTGTCAACTCTTGGCGCGATTGCCCCTGCCACCGATTCGGGCTTGGGCACAAAAACATCTACCAGAGCTAGAACGCTACAGGGATGAGGAACCGACCTCCCCCCATCTTTTATTTGTGGCGGCAAGGGGTTCCAATCCACCCATGGAACTGCGGCGGGTGCCTCGCATCTATCTCTGGCTGAGCCAGGGGGCAACACTGCTGCTAATTGCTTGGCTGCTGCAAGGGGTGATTGCTGGTATCCTCGGTTATGCCACTGATCAACTGGCATTCCTGGGGGGCTGGGAGGGGGTGATAGCGTGGTTTTTGGTGGGTTGCTTGGGGCTGGGGCTGCTCAGTGGTGGCAGTTGGCTGTGGTCATGGCGATTGCGTGCCTGTTATGGTCTGCGTCCCCTTAGTCTTGGAGAACTTGAGAAGTATAGTCCCGAAACGGTGATGCTCTTGGAGCGTTTGCCGTGGTCATGGTGGCAACCCCGTCCCCAAGTGGGCTGTCTGCTGACGGCAGCACCCGTGATTTTTAGCTATGGACGGTGGCAGCGGCGAATTATTGTCAGCGAAGGTTTGTTGCGATCGCTCTCTAGCGAGGAACTGCTGGCTCTAATGGCCACTGAAATTGCCCAACTGCGGCTGGGGCTGAATACCCTAGTCACGCCTCTTGTACTGCTGTTGCAACTGCCCTATGACGTTTACTGTTGGTGTAGCCGTTGGGGCGATCGCCATGCCCCTCCCTACAGCTGCCAGGGGCAACAAGGACTCCTTAGGGGAACGGTTTATGGCCTCTGTGCCCTCCTGAGTCAGGGGAGTTATCTCCTATTTCGGGGGCTAGAATGGCTCTGCTTCTGGAGCAATCAACTGCGGCAGTACTATAGCGATCGCCAAGCCGCCGCCCTGGTGGGGAATCCCAATACCCTTGTGATGGCTTGGTTGCGCCTCATGGAAGTCACAGCAACGACCGTGCGTGCCCAAGGAGAGATCGGTGCTCCCCTAGAATCCCTGCGCCTGCTTCTGCCCCTAAACCCCACCCAAGCCGCCCTGTGGGGAGATCAACCCCTCGATTGGCCAACACTGCTCCGGTGGGATATCGCCCATCCTCTGCGGTATTGGTTTCGCTTGACCTCCTCCCATCGTCCCCTTGGACTGCGCCTGCAAGCCCTGATGACCTATGCGCGGCAATGGCGACTGGATCCCCTGCTTTCCCTGCCCTCTGCCTCCTCCCCTCGCTGTCAACGGGCTGGGCAACAACTGGCTCCTTTCTGGGGGGCGATCGCCGGCCTTGTTATCGCCCTCATACTCACAGGTATTGGCCAGGTTGCCCTGCAGCTGGGTCCAGTTGCATTTCCCCTTTGGTGGTTAGCCGATGGGTTGACGCTGGCGCGGGGCTTCATTGCCATTGGTATTGGTTTAGGTCTGTTGCTGCGGTTCAATGCCTACTATCCCCTAAGACAACCGCAAACCTACACCCTGAGTCAACTCCTCCATTATCCCTCGGCCCTGCCCCTCGACAGTACCACCGTGGAGCTGAAGGGGAGGTTGTGTGCAGCTAAGGGCTTGCGCAATGGCCTCGGACAGCACCTGTGGCTGGAGACGGATCATGGCTTGTTTCTGTTGCGCTGCTGGCATAGAGCTTGGGGGCCGATTTGGCCAATCCTTGAGCCAGCCTATCTCAAAACCTTGTCGGGGCGATCGCTAGTGATTCGCGGTTGGTTTCGACGGGGTACCGTGCCCTTTGTGGAAGTCCAAGAGTGGCACTCCCCAGACCACCAACGAAAACGATTGTGGGCAGCCCCCCATTGGGCGATCGCCCTTGCCACGCTGTGGATCCTCTACGGCATCATGACACTATGGGGTTGGATCTAG
- the clpS gene encoding ATP-dependent Clp protease adapter ClpS has product MPSVVPQERQQVTRKHYPNYKVIVLNDDFNTFQHVAACLMKYIPNMTSDRAWELTNQVHYEGQAIVWVGPQEQAELYHEQLLRAGLTMAPLEPA; this is encoded by the coding sequence ATGCCTAGTGTTGTTCCTCAAGAACGGCAACAGGTTACTCGCAAACACTACCCCAATTACAAAGTCATTGTCCTTAACGATGACTTCAATACCTTTCAGCATGTCGCTGCCTGTTTGATGAAATATATTCCCAACATGACCAGCGATCGCGCTTGGGAATTAACGAATCAAGTCCATTACGAAGGCCAAGCGATTGTTTGGGTCGGTCCCCAAGAACAGGCAGAACTATACCACGAGCAACTGTTGCGAGCAGGCCTGACAATGGCGCCCCTCGAACCCGCATAG
- a CDS encoding DUF2237 domain-containing protein: protein MMTAMNVLGTPLECCCQNPLTGFYRDGFCRTGAGDVGAHVVCAEMTTEFLTFTRSRGNDLSTPVPAYQFPGLKPGDRWCLCASRWREALEAGVAPPVILEATHASALEYVSLEDLKAHALGGKQQP, encoded by the coding sequence GTGATGACGGCAATGAATGTGTTGGGAACACCCTTAGAGTGCTGCTGTCAAAATCCACTCACCGGATTCTATCGGGATGGCTTTTGTCGCACAGGGGCAGGGGATGTGGGTGCCCATGTAGTCTGTGCGGAAATGACGACAGAATTTCTCACATTTACCCGTTCGCGGGGCAACGATCTTTCGACCCCTGTGCCGGCCTACCAATTTCCGGGGTTGAAGCCGGGCGATCGCTGGTGTCTGTGTGCCTCCCGCTGGCGTGAAGCCCTTGAAGCAGGTGTTGCTCCCCCTGTGATTCTAGAGGCCACCCATGCCAGTGCCCTGGAGTATGTCTCCCTCGAGGATTTGAAGGCCCACGCCCTCGGTGGTAAGCAGCAACCGTGA
- a CDS encoding DUF760 domain-containing protein, translating to MEPTMNPRNLQESADSLWNYLQSLDAEVVARLSRPASPEMAIVMERHIGNLLGYLPPEGFEVSITTNREHLGRLLASAMMSGYFLRGAEQRLEFERSLQAAAQAEDSK from the coding sequence ATGGAGCCAACCATGAACCCTCGCAACCTTCAGGAAAGTGCCGATTCCCTCTGGAACTATCTGCAAAGTTTGGATGCAGAAGTGGTGGCTCGCCTGTCCCGTCCCGCGTCGCCAGAAATGGCTATTGTGATGGAACGCCACATTGGTAACCTGCTGGGCTACTTGCCACCGGAGGGGTTTGAGGTTTCCATTACAACCAATCGGGAGCACCTTGGGCGTCTGTTGGCTTCGGCCATGATGAGCGGTTACTTCTTGCGCGGCGCCGAACAACGCCTTGAGTTCGAGCGATCGCTCCAAGCAGCAGCTCAAGCGGAAGACAGCAAATAA
- a CDS encoding diflavin flavoprotein translates to MAVTTTKRPPRLTLQVLDIAPETTAIRCLDWDRDRFDIEFALDNGTTYNSFLIKGERIALVDTSHAKFGDRYLEQLWQLVNPSDLNYLIISHTEPDHSGLVKDVLTKAPHVTVVASKVALQFLGDLIHQPFSQQQVKNGDRLDLGKGHVLEFVMAPNLHWPDTILTYDHGTQTLFTCDVFGAHFCNDDPFDSEPELLAPDFKFYYDCLMGPNARSVLSAFKRLEPLPPVQLVATGHGPLLRHHLDQWLQSYRNWSQEQAKAATTVAIFYAANYGYSNALAEAIERGAAKTGVVVEKMDLLTAEPQDIRELTEIAAGIIIGTPPTTAVAKTALSTILAAAHAKQAIGVFESGVADAEPAYPLLNQFRDAALVPSFPVIRVTSPPTDALFQEAEEAGTDMGQWLLRDRTVKQMKALDTELEKALGRLSGGLYIITAQKGTINSAMLASWVAQASTEPLGVSIAVAKDRAIESFLHVGDTFVLNVLEEGNYQPLMRHFLKRFPPGADRFAQVKTYPASNGSPILADALAYMECTVVSRLDAHDHWIVYSTVDSGRVSKPDGMTAVHHRKVGNHY, encoded by the coding sequence ATGGCCGTCACTACGACCAAACGCCCACCCCGCTTAACACTGCAGGTGTTGGACATTGCCCCTGAGACGACGGCAATTCGCTGCCTAGATTGGGATCGCGATCGCTTTGATATTGAGTTTGCCCTTGACAACGGCACCACCTATAACTCGTTTCTGATCAAGGGTGAACGCATTGCCCTTGTGGATACTTCCCATGCCAAATTTGGCGATCGCTACCTCGAGCAACTCTGGCAACTAGTGAACCCCAGTGACTTGAACTATCTCATCATCAGCCACACCGAACCCGATCACAGTGGCCTCGTTAAGGACGTATTGACCAAAGCCCCCCATGTAACTGTGGTGGCCTCAAAGGTGGCATTGCAGTTTCTTGGGGATTTGATCCATCAGCCCTTTAGTCAGCAGCAGGTGAAAAATGGCGATCGCCTTGATTTAGGGAAAGGGCATGTTCTTGAGTTTGTCATGGCACCGAATCTCCACTGGCCAGACACCATCCTCACCTACGACCACGGCACCCAAACGCTTTTTACCTGCGATGTCTTTGGCGCTCACTTCTGCAACGATGATCCCTTTGACAGCGAGCCAGAACTGCTGGCGCCAGATTTCAAGTTCTACTACGACTGTCTCATGGGGCCCAATGCCCGCTCTGTTCTCTCCGCCTTCAAGCGCCTAGAACCCCTGCCACCGGTGCAGCTCGTTGCCACTGGTCACGGTCCGCTGTTGCGCCATCATTTGGATCAATGGCTGCAGTCCTACCGCAATTGGAGCCAAGAACAGGCTAAGGCCGCCACAACCGTGGCCATCTTCTACGCTGCCAACTATGGCTATAGCAATGCCTTGGCAGAGGCCATTGAACGGGGTGCCGCCAAAACAGGGGTGGTGGTTGAAAAAATGGATCTGCTCACGGCTGAACCTCAAGATATTCGTGAACTGACGGAGATTGCCGCTGGGATTATTATCGGCACACCACCCACCACCGCTGTTGCCAAAACTGCCCTCAGTACAATTCTTGCTGCCGCCCATGCCAAACAGGCCATTGGTGTTTTTGAAAGTGGTGTGGCCGATGCTGAACCTGCCTATCCGCTGCTGAACCAGTTTCGGGATGCCGCTCTAGTGCCCTCATTTCCAGTGATTCGGGTAACCAGCCCCCCCACTGATGCCCTCTTTCAAGAGGCGGAAGAAGCCGGTACTGACATGGGTCAATGGCTGTTGCGCGATCGCACAGTTAAGCAAATGAAGGCCCTAGACACTGAGCTCGAGAAGGCCCTTGGTCGCCTCAGTGGCGGCCTGTACATTATCACAGCCCAAAAAGGCACCATTAACAGTGCCATGTTGGCCTCTTGGGTAGCGCAGGCCAGTACCGAACCCTTGGGAGTTTCCATTGCCGTGGCCAAGGATCGGGCCATTGAGTCATTTCTGCATGTGGGGGATACCTTTGTCCTCAACGTTCTCGAAGAGGGGAACTACCAACCCCTGATGCGCCATTTCCTGAAACGATTCCCCCCAGGGGCCGATCGCTTTGCCCAGGTGAAAACCTATCCCGCCAGTAATGGCAGCCCGATTTTGGCCGACGCCCTTGCCTATATGGAATGCACTGTTGTCAGTCGTCTAGATGCCCACGATCACTGGATTGTCTATAGCACCGTTGACAGTGGCCGCGTTTCCAAGCCCGATGGCATGACCGCTGTTCACCATCGCAAGGTGGGGAACCACTACTAA